A single genomic interval of Acipenser ruthenus chromosome 28, fAciRut3.2 maternal haplotype, whole genome shotgun sequence harbors:
- the LOC117434568 gene encoding C-Jun-amino-terminal kinase-interacting protein 1-like isoform X5 gives MLQLDLIDAVGDIEDEEAELPIKEPLVKEPAPVTMDTYRPKRPTTLNLFPQVPRTQDTLNNNSFGKKYSWQEKVSRSSSPLKTGELTPTHDHICLSDEDKVQHSTTQTKDRGTSTDAPCRHTSSTQGSGGTRSKLHDKPTATGGLQQQQQQHSKGQPEGHKDRIRYHTDVQFEATEEIYLTPVQKNSDSLEHDKPFLSQSSENRMSISSDIDTTHYQSLPNRTNPSISEEDEVYTTTSALDKMSVARNTDHGGSAFQAASGVPRTSVSSEASGLSYDSVKYTLVVDENMQLELVSLKQCYSRYSDDSDSATVYDNCVSSPYESAIGEDYEEDALKRDSACVSQDSTPETDLPFSRKFLNVFMHGRSSSSSAESFGLFSCVINGEEREQTHRAVFRFVPRHVDELELEVDDPLLVEVQADDYWYEAYNMRTGLRGVFPAYYAIEVTKEPERFKETEKNSEWVDKFRVKFLGSVQVPYHKGNDVLCLAMQKIATNRRATVQFNPTSSCILEINMKGIKIVVQPDDYSEYQREFTCSGRKLGRMFALKSGGNQCSHFFQLKNISFCGYHPKNHKYFGFITKHPADHRFACHVFVSEDSTKPIAESVGRAFQQFYKEYVEYTCPTEDIYLE, from the exons ATGCTTCAGTTGGATTTGATTGATGCCGTGGGTGATATAGAGGATGAGGAAGCAGAACTGCCCATCAAGGAGCCTTTGGTGAAGGAACCTGCGCCAGTTACCATGGATACCTACAGGCCCAAGAGACCGACCACCCTTAACCTCTTCCCACAGGTGCCTCGGACTCAG GACACGCTAAACAACAACTCGTTTGGTAAGAAGTACAGCTGGCAGGAAAAGGTCTCTCGTTCATCTTCCCCCTTAAAAACAG GAGAGCTGACGCCGACCCATGACCACATCTGCCTAAGTGACGAGGATAAAGTCCAACACAGCACAACCCAGACCAAAGACAGAGGCACCTCTACAGACGCCCCATGCCGCCACACCTCCTCCACCCAAGGCAGCGGGGGAACGCGGTCCAAACTGCACGACAAACCCACAGCCACGGGAGgactgcaacaacaacaacaacaacacagcaagGGCCAGCCCGAGGGCCACAAGGACCGCATCCGCTACCACACTGATGTGCAGTTCGAAGCCACAGAGGAAATCTATTTGACCCCGGTGCAGAAAAACTCTGACTCTTTAGAGCACGACAAGCCTTTCCTGTCCCAGTCCAGTGAAAACCGCATGTCCATAAGCTCTGATATAGACACGACACATTACCAGTCCTTACCCAACCGGACAAACCCTTCCATTAGTGAGGAGGATGAGGTTTACACCACCACCTCAGCCTTAGACAAGATGAGTGTAGCTCGAAACACAGACCACGGGGGCAGCGCTTTTCAAGCAGCCTCCGGCGTCCCGCGGACTTCTGTCAGCTCTGAGGCTAGTGGCCTCTCATACGATTCCGTCAAATACACCTTGGTGGTGGATGAGAACATGCAGCTGGAGCTGGTCAGTTTGAAGCAGTGCTATTCCAGATACAGCGACGACAGCGACTCAGCCACGGTCTATGACAACTGTGTCTCCTCGCCTTACGAGTCAGCCATCGGCGAAGACTACGAGGAGGACGCGCTGAAGCGAGACTCTGCGTGCGTCTCTCAGGACTCCACCCCAGAAACTGACCTCCCCTTCTCACGAAAGTTCCTCAACGTGTTCATGCATGGCAGGTCCAGCTCCTCAA GTGCTGAATCATTTGGATTGTTCTCCTGTGTAATTaatggagaggagagggagcagACTCATCGGGCAGTGTTCAG GTTCGTCCCGCGGCACGTTGATGAGTTGGAGCTGGAGGTGGACGATCCTCTCCTGGTGGAGGTGCAGGCTGATGATTACTGGTACGAGGCCTACAACATGAGGACAGGGCTGAGGGGCGTCTTCCCTGCTTACTACGCCATCGAGGTCACCAAGGAGCCAGAGCGCTTTAAAG AAACAGAGAAGAATAGCGAATGGGTGGACAAATTCCGGGTAAAATTCCTTGGTTCCGTGCAAGTTCCGTATCACAAAGGGAACGACGTGCTCTGCCTGGCTATGCAAAAG ATTGCTACCAACAGGAGGGCGACTGTGCAATTCAACCCCACGTCCAGCTGTATTTTAGAGATTAATATGAAGGGAATTAAAATAGTGGTACAACCAGATGATTACAGTGAATATCAAAGG GAGTTTACTTGTTCTGGGAGAAAGCTGGGGAGAATGTTTGCCTTGAAGTCTGGG gGTAACCAGTGTAGTCACTTCTTTCAGCTGAAGAATATCTCCTTCTGTGGATACCATCCAAAGAACCACAA ataCTTTGGCTTTATAACCAAACATCCAGCAGATCACAGATTTGCCTGTCATGTTTTTGTCTCTGAAGACTCGACTAAACCGATTGCAGAGTCAGTAGG GAGAGCATTCCAGCAGTTCTACAAGGAATATGTGGAGTACACGTGTCCAACAGAAGACATTTACTTGGAATAG
- the LOC117434568 gene encoding C-Jun-amino-terminal kinase-interacting protein 1-like isoform X3, translated as MSLNCNDSLDIMSHVSRETNSVEGKASGSEASKLQAEMLQLDLIDAVGDIEDEEAELPIKEPLVKEPAPVTMDTYRPKRPTTLNLFPQVPRTQDTLNNNSFGKKYSWQEKVSRSSSPLKTGELTPTHDHICLSDEDKVQHSTTQTKDRGTSTDAPCRHTSSTQGSGGTRSKLHDKPTATGGLQQQQQQHSKGQPEGHKDRIRYHTDVQFEATEEIYLTPVQKNSDSLEHDKPFLSQSSENRMSISSDIDTTHYQSLPNRTNPSISEEDEVYTTTSALDKMSVARNTDHGGSAFQAASGVPRTSVSSEASGLSYDSVKYTLVVDENMQLELVSLKQCYSRYSDDSDSATVYDNCVSSPYESAIGEDYEEDALKRDSACVSQDSTPETDLPFSRKFLNVFMHGRSSSSSAESFGLFSCVINGEEREQTHRAVFRFVPRHVDELELEVDDPLLVEVQADDYWYEAYNMRTGLRGVFPAYYAIEVTKEPERFKETEKNSEWVDKFRVKFLGSVQVPYHKGNDVLCLAMQKIATNRRATVQFNPTSSCILEINMKGIKIVVQPDDYSEYQREFTCSGRKLGRMFALKSGGNQCSHFFQLKNISFCGYHPKNHKYFGFITKHPADHRFACHVFVSEDSTKPIAESVGRAFQQFYKEYVEYTCPTEDIYLE; from the exons ATGAGCCTGAATTGCAATGACAGCCTGGACATCATG AGCCATGTGAGCCGGGAGACCAATAGCGTGGAGGGGAAAGCAAGTGGGAGTGAAGCCAGTAAGCTGCAGGCAGAGATGCTTCAGTTGGATTTGATTGATGCCGTGGGTGATATAGAGGATGAGGAAGCAGAACTGCCCATCAAGGAGCCTTTGGTGAAGGAACCTGCGCCAGTTACCATGGATACCTACAGGCCCAAGAGACCGACCACCCTTAACCTCTTCCCACAGGTGCCTCGGACTCAG GACACGCTAAACAACAACTCGTTTGGTAAGAAGTACAGCTGGCAGGAAAAGGTCTCTCGTTCATCTTCCCCCTTAAAAACAG GAGAGCTGACGCCGACCCATGACCACATCTGCCTAAGTGACGAGGATAAAGTCCAACACAGCACAACCCAGACCAAAGACAGAGGCACCTCTACAGACGCCCCATGCCGCCACACCTCCTCCACCCAAGGCAGCGGGGGAACGCGGTCCAAACTGCACGACAAACCCACAGCCACGGGAGgactgcaacaacaacaacaacaacacagcaagGGCCAGCCCGAGGGCCACAAGGACCGCATCCGCTACCACACTGATGTGCAGTTCGAAGCCACAGAGGAAATCTATTTGACCCCGGTGCAGAAAAACTCTGACTCTTTAGAGCACGACAAGCCTTTCCTGTCCCAGTCCAGTGAAAACCGCATGTCCATAAGCTCTGATATAGACACGACACATTACCAGTCCTTACCCAACCGGACAAACCCTTCCATTAGTGAGGAGGATGAGGTTTACACCACCACCTCAGCCTTAGACAAGATGAGTGTAGCTCGAAACACAGACCACGGGGGCAGCGCTTTTCAAGCAGCCTCCGGCGTCCCGCGGACTTCTGTCAGCTCTGAGGCTAGTGGCCTCTCATACGATTCCGTCAAATACACCTTGGTGGTGGATGAGAACATGCAGCTGGAGCTGGTCAGTTTGAAGCAGTGCTATTCCAGATACAGCGACGACAGCGACTCAGCCACGGTCTATGACAACTGTGTCTCCTCGCCTTACGAGTCAGCCATCGGCGAAGACTACGAGGAGGACGCGCTGAAGCGAGACTCTGCGTGCGTCTCTCAGGACTCCACCCCAGAAACTGACCTCCCCTTCTCACGAAAGTTCCTCAACGTGTTCATGCATGGCAGGTCCAGCTCCTCAA GTGCTGAATCATTTGGATTGTTCTCCTGTGTAATTaatggagaggagagggagcagACTCATCGGGCAGTGTTCAG GTTCGTCCCGCGGCACGTTGATGAGTTGGAGCTGGAGGTGGACGATCCTCTCCTGGTGGAGGTGCAGGCTGATGATTACTGGTACGAGGCCTACAACATGAGGACAGGGCTGAGGGGCGTCTTCCCTGCTTACTACGCCATCGAGGTCACCAAGGAGCCAGAGCGCTTTAAAG AAACAGAGAAGAATAGCGAATGGGTGGACAAATTCCGGGTAAAATTCCTTGGTTCCGTGCAAGTTCCGTATCACAAAGGGAACGACGTGCTCTGCCTGGCTATGCAAAAG ATTGCTACCAACAGGAGGGCGACTGTGCAATTCAACCCCACGTCCAGCTGTATTTTAGAGATTAATATGAAGGGAATTAAAATAGTGGTACAACCAGATGATTACAGTGAATATCAAAGG GAGTTTACTTGTTCTGGGAGAAAGCTGGGGAGAATGTTTGCCTTGAAGTCTGGG gGTAACCAGTGTAGTCACTTCTTTCAGCTGAAGAATATCTCCTTCTGTGGATACCATCCAAAGAACCACAA ataCTTTGGCTTTATAACCAAACATCCAGCAGATCACAGATTTGCCTGTCATGTTTTTGTCTCTGAAGACTCGACTAAACCGATTGCAGAGTCAGTAGG GAGAGCATTCCAGCAGTTCTACAAGGAATATGTGGAGTACACGTGTCCAACAGAAGACATTTACTTGGAATAG
- the LOC117434568 gene encoding C-Jun-amino-terminal kinase-interacting protein 1-like isoform X1, producing MADREKINPSPSGSPFLGLQVASPLNFRLTHDISLEEFEDEDLSEITEITDECGMSLNCNDSLDIMSHVSRETNSVEGKASGSEASKLQAEMLQLDLIDAVGDIEDEEAELPIKEPLVKEPAPVTMDTYRPKRPTTLNLFPQVPRTQDTLNNNSFGKKYSWQEKVSRSSSPLKTGELTPTHDHICLSDEDKVQHSTTQTKDRGTSTDAPCRHTSSTQGSGGTRSKLHDKPTATGGLQQQQQQHSKGQPEGHKDRIRYHTDVQFEATEEIYLTPVQKNSDSLEHDKPFLSQSSENRMSISSDIDTTHYQSLPNRTNPSISEEDEVYTTTSALDKMSVARNTDHGGSAFQAASGVPRTSVSSEASGLSYDSVKYTLVVDENMQLELVSLKQCYSRYSDDSDSATVYDNCVSSPYESAIGEDYEEDALKRDSACVSQDSTPETDLPFSRKFLNVFMHGRSSSSSAESFGLFSCVINGEEREQTHRAVFRFVPRHVDELELEVDDPLLVEVQADDYWYEAYNMRTGLRGVFPAYYAIEVTKEPERFKETEKNSEWVDKFRVKFLGSVQVPYHKGNDVLCLAMQKIATNRRATVQFNPTSSCILEINMKGIKIVVQPDDYSEYQREFTCSGRKLGRMFALKSGGNQCSHFFQLKNISFCGYHPKNHKYFGFITKHPADHRFACHVFVSEDSTKPIAESVGRAFQQFYKEYVEYTCPTEDIYLE from the exons GCTGACCCATGATATCAGTCTGGAGGAGTTTGAAGATGAGGATCTCTCAGAGATAACAGAGATCACAGATGAATGTGGAATGAGCCTGAATTGCAATGACAGCCTGGACATCATG AGCCATGTGAGCCGGGAGACCAATAGCGTGGAGGGGAAAGCAAGTGGGAGTGAAGCCAGTAAGCTGCAGGCAGAGATGCTTCAGTTGGATTTGATTGATGCCGTGGGTGATATAGAGGATGAGGAAGCAGAACTGCCCATCAAGGAGCCTTTGGTGAAGGAACCTGCGCCAGTTACCATGGATACCTACAGGCCCAAGAGACCGACCACCCTTAACCTCTTCCCACAGGTGCCTCGGACTCAG GACACGCTAAACAACAACTCGTTTGGTAAGAAGTACAGCTGGCAGGAAAAGGTCTCTCGTTCATCTTCCCCCTTAAAAACAG GAGAGCTGACGCCGACCCATGACCACATCTGCCTAAGTGACGAGGATAAAGTCCAACACAGCACAACCCAGACCAAAGACAGAGGCACCTCTACAGACGCCCCATGCCGCCACACCTCCTCCACCCAAGGCAGCGGGGGAACGCGGTCCAAACTGCACGACAAACCCACAGCCACGGGAGgactgcaacaacaacaacaacaacacagcaagGGCCAGCCCGAGGGCCACAAGGACCGCATCCGCTACCACACTGATGTGCAGTTCGAAGCCACAGAGGAAATCTATTTGACCCCGGTGCAGAAAAACTCTGACTCTTTAGAGCACGACAAGCCTTTCCTGTCCCAGTCCAGTGAAAACCGCATGTCCATAAGCTCTGATATAGACACGACACATTACCAGTCCTTACCCAACCGGACAAACCCTTCCATTAGTGAGGAGGATGAGGTTTACACCACCACCTCAGCCTTAGACAAGATGAGTGTAGCTCGAAACACAGACCACGGGGGCAGCGCTTTTCAAGCAGCCTCCGGCGTCCCGCGGACTTCTGTCAGCTCTGAGGCTAGTGGCCTCTCATACGATTCCGTCAAATACACCTTGGTGGTGGATGAGAACATGCAGCTGGAGCTGGTCAGTTTGAAGCAGTGCTATTCCAGATACAGCGACGACAGCGACTCAGCCACGGTCTATGACAACTGTGTCTCCTCGCCTTACGAGTCAGCCATCGGCGAAGACTACGAGGAGGACGCGCTGAAGCGAGACTCTGCGTGCGTCTCTCAGGACTCCACCCCAGAAACTGACCTCCCCTTCTCACGAAAGTTCCTCAACGTGTTCATGCATGGCAGGTCCAGCTCCTCAA GTGCTGAATCATTTGGATTGTTCTCCTGTGTAATTaatggagaggagagggagcagACTCATCGGGCAGTGTTCAG GTTCGTCCCGCGGCACGTTGATGAGTTGGAGCTGGAGGTGGACGATCCTCTCCTGGTGGAGGTGCAGGCTGATGATTACTGGTACGAGGCCTACAACATGAGGACAGGGCTGAGGGGCGTCTTCCCTGCTTACTACGCCATCGAGGTCACCAAGGAGCCAGAGCGCTTTAAAG AAACAGAGAAGAATAGCGAATGGGTGGACAAATTCCGGGTAAAATTCCTTGGTTCCGTGCAAGTTCCGTATCACAAAGGGAACGACGTGCTCTGCCTGGCTATGCAAAAG ATTGCTACCAACAGGAGGGCGACTGTGCAATTCAACCCCACGTCCAGCTGTATTTTAGAGATTAATATGAAGGGAATTAAAATAGTGGTACAACCAGATGATTACAGTGAATATCAAAGG GAGTTTACTTGTTCTGGGAGAAAGCTGGGGAGAATGTTTGCCTTGAAGTCTGGG gGTAACCAGTGTAGTCACTTCTTTCAGCTGAAGAATATCTCCTTCTGTGGATACCATCCAAAGAACCACAA ataCTTTGGCTTTATAACCAAACATCCAGCAGATCACAGATTTGCCTGTCATGTTTTTGTCTCTGAAGACTCGACTAAACCGATTGCAGAGTCAGTAGG GAGAGCATTCCAGCAGTTCTACAAGGAATATGTGGAGTACACGTGTCCAACAGAAGACATTTACTTGGAATAG
- the LOC117434568 gene encoding C-Jun-amino-terminal kinase-interacting protein 1-like isoform X2 — protein MVLTFAMESNEEESWMEDQWEKWLTHDISLEEFEDEDLSEITEITDECGMSLNCNDSLDIMSHVSRETNSVEGKASGSEASKLQAEMLQLDLIDAVGDIEDEEAELPIKEPLVKEPAPVTMDTYRPKRPTTLNLFPQVPRTQDTLNNNSFGKKYSWQEKVSRSSSPLKTGELTPTHDHICLSDEDKVQHSTTQTKDRGTSTDAPCRHTSSTQGSGGTRSKLHDKPTATGGLQQQQQQHSKGQPEGHKDRIRYHTDVQFEATEEIYLTPVQKNSDSLEHDKPFLSQSSENRMSISSDIDTTHYQSLPNRTNPSISEEDEVYTTTSALDKMSVARNTDHGGSAFQAASGVPRTSVSSEASGLSYDSVKYTLVVDENMQLELVSLKQCYSRYSDDSDSATVYDNCVSSPYESAIGEDYEEDALKRDSACVSQDSTPETDLPFSRKFLNVFMHGRSSSSSAESFGLFSCVINGEEREQTHRAVFRFVPRHVDELELEVDDPLLVEVQADDYWYEAYNMRTGLRGVFPAYYAIEVTKEPERFKETEKNSEWVDKFRVKFLGSVQVPYHKGNDVLCLAMQKIATNRRATVQFNPTSSCILEINMKGIKIVVQPDDYSEYQREFTCSGRKLGRMFALKSGGNQCSHFFQLKNISFCGYHPKNHKYFGFITKHPADHRFACHVFVSEDSTKPIAESVGRAFQQFYKEYVEYTCPTEDIYLE, from the exons ATGGTACTCACCTTTGCAATGGAGTCTAATGAAGAAGAGAGCTGGATGGAGGATCAGTGGGAAAAATG GCTGACCCATGATATCAGTCTGGAGGAGTTTGAAGATGAGGATCTCTCAGAGATAACAGAGATCACAGATGAATGTGGAATGAGCCTGAATTGCAATGACAGCCTGGACATCATG AGCCATGTGAGCCGGGAGACCAATAGCGTGGAGGGGAAAGCAAGTGGGAGTGAAGCCAGTAAGCTGCAGGCAGAGATGCTTCAGTTGGATTTGATTGATGCCGTGGGTGATATAGAGGATGAGGAAGCAGAACTGCCCATCAAGGAGCCTTTGGTGAAGGAACCTGCGCCAGTTACCATGGATACCTACAGGCCCAAGAGACCGACCACCCTTAACCTCTTCCCACAGGTGCCTCGGACTCAG GACACGCTAAACAACAACTCGTTTGGTAAGAAGTACAGCTGGCAGGAAAAGGTCTCTCGTTCATCTTCCCCCTTAAAAACAG GAGAGCTGACGCCGACCCATGACCACATCTGCCTAAGTGACGAGGATAAAGTCCAACACAGCACAACCCAGACCAAAGACAGAGGCACCTCTACAGACGCCCCATGCCGCCACACCTCCTCCACCCAAGGCAGCGGGGGAACGCGGTCCAAACTGCACGACAAACCCACAGCCACGGGAGgactgcaacaacaacaacaacaacacagcaagGGCCAGCCCGAGGGCCACAAGGACCGCATCCGCTACCACACTGATGTGCAGTTCGAAGCCACAGAGGAAATCTATTTGACCCCGGTGCAGAAAAACTCTGACTCTTTAGAGCACGACAAGCCTTTCCTGTCCCAGTCCAGTGAAAACCGCATGTCCATAAGCTCTGATATAGACACGACACATTACCAGTCCTTACCCAACCGGACAAACCCTTCCATTAGTGAGGAGGATGAGGTTTACACCACCACCTCAGCCTTAGACAAGATGAGTGTAGCTCGAAACACAGACCACGGGGGCAGCGCTTTTCAAGCAGCCTCCGGCGTCCCGCGGACTTCTGTCAGCTCTGAGGCTAGTGGCCTCTCATACGATTCCGTCAAATACACCTTGGTGGTGGATGAGAACATGCAGCTGGAGCTGGTCAGTTTGAAGCAGTGCTATTCCAGATACAGCGACGACAGCGACTCAGCCACGGTCTATGACAACTGTGTCTCCTCGCCTTACGAGTCAGCCATCGGCGAAGACTACGAGGAGGACGCGCTGAAGCGAGACTCTGCGTGCGTCTCTCAGGACTCCACCCCAGAAACTGACCTCCCCTTCTCACGAAAGTTCCTCAACGTGTTCATGCATGGCAGGTCCAGCTCCTCAA GTGCTGAATCATTTGGATTGTTCTCCTGTGTAATTaatggagaggagagggagcagACTCATCGGGCAGTGTTCAG GTTCGTCCCGCGGCACGTTGATGAGTTGGAGCTGGAGGTGGACGATCCTCTCCTGGTGGAGGTGCAGGCTGATGATTACTGGTACGAGGCCTACAACATGAGGACAGGGCTGAGGGGCGTCTTCCCTGCTTACTACGCCATCGAGGTCACCAAGGAGCCAGAGCGCTTTAAAG AAACAGAGAAGAATAGCGAATGGGTGGACAAATTCCGGGTAAAATTCCTTGGTTCCGTGCAAGTTCCGTATCACAAAGGGAACGACGTGCTCTGCCTGGCTATGCAAAAG ATTGCTACCAACAGGAGGGCGACTGTGCAATTCAACCCCACGTCCAGCTGTATTTTAGAGATTAATATGAAGGGAATTAAAATAGTGGTACAACCAGATGATTACAGTGAATATCAAAGG GAGTTTACTTGTTCTGGGAGAAAGCTGGGGAGAATGTTTGCCTTGAAGTCTGGG gGTAACCAGTGTAGTCACTTCTTTCAGCTGAAGAATATCTCCTTCTGTGGATACCATCCAAAGAACCACAA ataCTTTGGCTTTATAACCAAACATCCAGCAGATCACAGATTTGCCTGTCATGTTTTTGTCTCTGAAGACTCGACTAAACCGATTGCAGAGTCAGTAGG GAGAGCATTCCAGCAGTTCTACAAGGAATATGTGGAGTACACGTGTCCAACAGAAGACATTTACTTGGAATAG
- the LOC117434568 gene encoding C-Jun-amino-terminal kinase-interacting protein 1-like isoform X4, which produces MDSGKKSHVSRETNSVEGKASGSEASKLQAEMLQLDLIDAVGDIEDEEAELPIKEPLVKEPAPVTMDTYRPKRPTTLNLFPQVPRTQDTLNNNSFGKKYSWQEKVSRSSSPLKTGELTPTHDHICLSDEDKVQHSTTQTKDRGTSTDAPCRHTSSTQGSGGTRSKLHDKPTATGGLQQQQQQHSKGQPEGHKDRIRYHTDVQFEATEEIYLTPVQKNSDSLEHDKPFLSQSSENRMSISSDIDTTHYQSLPNRTNPSISEEDEVYTTTSALDKMSVARNTDHGGSAFQAASGVPRTSVSSEASGLSYDSVKYTLVVDENMQLELVSLKQCYSRYSDDSDSATVYDNCVSSPYESAIGEDYEEDALKRDSACVSQDSTPETDLPFSRKFLNVFMHGRSSSSSAESFGLFSCVINGEEREQTHRAVFRFVPRHVDELELEVDDPLLVEVQADDYWYEAYNMRTGLRGVFPAYYAIEVTKEPERFKETEKNSEWVDKFRVKFLGSVQVPYHKGNDVLCLAMQKIATNRRATVQFNPTSSCILEINMKGIKIVVQPDDYSEYQREFTCSGRKLGRMFALKSGGNQCSHFFQLKNISFCGYHPKNHKYFGFITKHPADHRFACHVFVSEDSTKPIAESVGRAFQQFYKEYVEYTCPTEDIYLE; this is translated from the exons ATGGACTCTGGAAAGAAG AGCCATGTGAGCCGGGAGACCAATAGCGTGGAGGGGAAAGCAAGTGGGAGTGAAGCCAGTAAGCTGCAGGCAGAGATGCTTCAGTTGGATTTGATTGATGCCGTGGGTGATATAGAGGATGAGGAAGCAGAACTGCCCATCAAGGAGCCTTTGGTGAAGGAACCTGCGCCAGTTACCATGGATACCTACAGGCCCAAGAGACCGACCACCCTTAACCTCTTCCCACAGGTGCCTCGGACTCAG GACACGCTAAACAACAACTCGTTTGGTAAGAAGTACAGCTGGCAGGAAAAGGTCTCTCGTTCATCTTCCCCCTTAAAAACAG GAGAGCTGACGCCGACCCATGACCACATCTGCCTAAGTGACGAGGATAAAGTCCAACACAGCACAACCCAGACCAAAGACAGAGGCACCTCTACAGACGCCCCATGCCGCCACACCTCCTCCACCCAAGGCAGCGGGGGAACGCGGTCCAAACTGCACGACAAACCCACAGCCACGGGAGgactgcaacaacaacaacaacaacacagcaagGGCCAGCCCGAGGGCCACAAGGACCGCATCCGCTACCACACTGATGTGCAGTTCGAAGCCACAGAGGAAATCTATTTGACCCCGGTGCAGAAAAACTCTGACTCTTTAGAGCACGACAAGCCTTTCCTGTCCCAGTCCAGTGAAAACCGCATGTCCATAAGCTCTGATATAGACACGACACATTACCAGTCCTTACCCAACCGGACAAACCCTTCCATTAGTGAGGAGGATGAGGTTTACACCACCACCTCAGCCTTAGACAAGATGAGTGTAGCTCGAAACACAGACCACGGGGGCAGCGCTTTTCAAGCAGCCTCCGGCGTCCCGCGGACTTCTGTCAGCTCTGAGGCTAGTGGCCTCTCATACGATTCCGTCAAATACACCTTGGTGGTGGATGAGAACATGCAGCTGGAGCTGGTCAGTTTGAAGCAGTGCTATTCCAGATACAGCGACGACAGCGACTCAGCCACGGTCTATGACAACTGTGTCTCCTCGCCTTACGAGTCAGCCATCGGCGAAGACTACGAGGAGGACGCGCTGAAGCGAGACTCTGCGTGCGTCTCTCAGGACTCCACCCCAGAAACTGACCTCCCCTTCTCACGAAAGTTCCTCAACGTGTTCATGCATGGCAGGTCCAGCTCCTCAA GTGCTGAATCATTTGGATTGTTCTCCTGTGTAATTaatggagaggagagggagcagACTCATCGGGCAGTGTTCAG GTTCGTCCCGCGGCACGTTGATGAGTTGGAGCTGGAGGTGGACGATCCTCTCCTGGTGGAGGTGCAGGCTGATGATTACTGGTACGAGGCCTACAACATGAGGACAGGGCTGAGGGGCGTCTTCCCTGCTTACTACGCCATCGAGGTCACCAAGGAGCCAGAGCGCTTTAAAG AAACAGAGAAGAATAGCGAATGGGTGGACAAATTCCGGGTAAAATTCCTTGGTTCCGTGCAAGTTCCGTATCACAAAGGGAACGACGTGCTCTGCCTGGCTATGCAAAAG ATTGCTACCAACAGGAGGGCGACTGTGCAATTCAACCCCACGTCCAGCTGTATTTTAGAGATTAATATGAAGGGAATTAAAATAGTGGTACAACCAGATGATTACAGTGAATATCAAAGG GAGTTTACTTGTTCTGGGAGAAAGCTGGGGAGAATGTTTGCCTTGAAGTCTGGG gGTAACCAGTGTAGTCACTTCTTTCAGCTGAAGAATATCTCCTTCTGTGGATACCATCCAAAGAACCACAA ataCTTTGGCTTTATAACCAAACATCCAGCAGATCACAGATTTGCCTGTCATGTTTTTGTCTCTGAAGACTCGACTAAACCGATTGCAGAGTCAGTAGG GAGAGCATTCCAGCAGTTCTACAAGGAATATGTGGAGTACACGTGTCCAACAGAAGACATTTACTTGGAATAG